Below is a genomic region from Melanotaenia boesemani isolate fMelBoe1 chromosome 19, fMelBoe1.pri, whole genome shotgun sequence.
ATTTTGACTTGCTAGAATTGCAGGTCCTGGGTTTTTCTCCAGTGTGACATTCAGTTTCTGTATTTTCCGGACTATAAGTCgcatcagtcataaaatgtgTTATGAAGAGGGGGGGGGATTGCACTGGACTATAACATTTAATTTGGAAAGGCAAGTTATTCAAGTACACAGTAGCACATGGAACAACAGGCTAAATATGTGTCCAGTATGTTAACGTAACACAAGGGTTTCCTTTCAGGATTTCTTTAAACTGTGAAGGAGAACTAGTCTCcttattacatttaataaacacCTGATTGAGGTCCTGAGAAAGTACGAAAATGTATACGTCATATTTGGCGTTTAAGAACATAGACACTCCGCATGGACAACCCCACCCTGTCACTAGCAAAGTTTCACGTTCAGTATTAAATAACCGggtcagctgttcattgcacataaagacacagacaTCCCCCCCGCAGTTATTCCCACCCCATCGTGGATGAAGCTTCTTGCGGAGTATATATTGACCGGACCAAACCAATCTCTGCCTCGAGAACAATaacaaagttcttgcttctcttGGAGTATGTGACAAGGTTTACTCCATTCTGTCACCTTTTCGACTGTGTGTTTTACTACCTGCAGTTTGTAATCTGAAGaataggattttcttctttgggGACATCTGACACTTGACTATAAGTTGCAGGACCagccaaactatgaaaaaagtGTGACTTATAGTCCAGAAAATGAGgtaatagatttttttcctccttgtttgtgtgcatgtgtgtaaacaGGTGCTAAACAAGCTCGATGAGTTTGAGGATGCAGTGAGGAAGGCTGTCAGGGACGTACGCTTTGATAATGATGTGGTGGTGTCAGTGTTTGAGACCAACATCAGGGTTTTAGGGTATGAAACCTGTTTGACATGTGCCCAAAACACTGTTTATGCCTAATACTATAATAACCCTATACTAAATAATAATCTATAATGTCAAATGTTTTAGCATTTTACTGAAATAGAATTTTTGGTAAAAACATTTGCCTACAGGGGGCTTTTGGGGGGCCACACTATGGCTGACCTGCTGCGGCAGCGTGGGGAGATGATGCAGTGGTATCGAGATGAACTCCTAGAAATGGCCATAGAGCTGGGCCATCGACTACTTCCTGCCTTCAACACCACAAGTGGCCTTCCCTACCCTAAGGTATTATTTATTGTACTGTAGAtagtaaaactattttttagATGTATCATATGTAAATGCCACAAACAGTCTGCTGTTTTATCTTCTCATAAATGACAGGTATAGATAGAGAACTGTCCCACACAGTCCAGTTAACACAAAAAGTACTAAAGAACAGTAAATGTTTCTTGTTCTATGAGCAACTTGGAGCTGAAACATATTTGAGTGGACTTAAATGGATTATTTCTGCTTTCTAGGTGAATCTGCGGTATGGCATTCAAAACCCACTTTCACGCACAGGAACTGAATCAGACACCTGCACGGCATGTGCAGGGACAATGATCCTGGAGTTTGCTGCCCTCAGCAGACTCTCAGGAAAGTCAGTGTTTGAGGTATTACATCCCTCTGATCAGAGaacgtttatttattttattttttttgttgtttttttgcatttttaaatgtgccaTATACATGCAATTACTAAAATATGTGACCTTATTTTGGAAATTGTAGCTGATGTAACTGaaaccatgttttctttttaaaatcattttaagtgtgcattttttttactgttctaTAGGAACATGCAAGGAAAGCTTTGGATGTCCTTTGGGAGAGGAGACAAAGAGGGAGCGACTTGGTGGGAACCGTTATTAATATCCATAATGGAGAATGGGTCAGGAGAGGTGAGACAATTTGCTTACTTGACTTGGATTTATGAAACTGTCAAGTCTCAGTCAAGGCAAGAGATAATCACTGGCTCTCCTACAACGCTGCTGTCATTTGAGATTTTCCCTTGTGTGTATGCAGATAGTGGAGTTGGTGCTGGAATTGACTCGTACTATGAATATCTGATGAAGGCCTACATTCTTCTAGGAGACCACGTTTTTCTGGAAAGGTTCAACGTTGTAAGTCTTCCATCAGTAAACTTCATGCAAGCTTTTGGTTCCACTGTGTCATGTTCCCTGCTGCAATATCAGTGTTGCACATCTCATCATTTTGCCTTTGCCATTGTTCTTTAAGTTAAAGAGACACGTTCAGTTATTACTCATGCATTTTTCTTGCTGTTTGCCTGTAACAGCACTACAGTGCCATCATGAAGTACATCAGTCAGCCTCCCCTGCTGTTAAATGTACATATGCACAACCCCACTGTGAGCGTGCGGAGCTGGATGGATTCCTTGCTGGCATTTTTCCCTGGATTACAGGTCAGACATAATGTTTAAAGAGGTGCCCTATTAATTATATTCACTAATGTTagaattatttattaaagtgaaATTTAAATATGCTCATCTAGGTTTTGAGGGGAGATCTGAAACCAGCCATTGAAACCCATGAGATGCTTTACCaagtcaccaaacagcacaagTTCCTTCCAGAGGTAATTCATCTCTCCTCCTTTTTGTTCTATAATAAATGCTTGACTATTAATCCCAATTGGGAAattgtttttctgcattttgtcaTCTAGTCGGCAAggattaaatattcataatAGTCATGGATGACAATATGacattaattttaaagtttgtCTTTGTGATGCCTAAAGTCACATAATTGTAAATACTAAGGTTAGAGTTGTGATGTTTTACctaaaatgagtaaaattagtcatccttttttattttttatttttaaaatctgttcatttctgtcaactgtcatttaaatatattttcttcctGGTTAATCTCCTGGCAGGCTTTTACTACAGAGTTTAGAGTCCACTGGGGCCAGCACTTACTGAGACCAGAGTTTGCAGAAAGCACTTACTACCTCTACAAGGTGAAGCTCTCTACACTGAAAatgcattatcctgctgtaAACGTTGgttcagagaaaaaaatgctttactCCTGTAATATTAAGAGGTAATTTGtgggatattttttatttatgcaggCCACTGGTGACCCATACTACCTCAGAGTGGGACAGTCTATAGTGGAAAAGCTCAATGCCTATGCCAGGGTGCCTTGTGGGTTTGCTGCTGTGCAGGACGTTCGCACTGGGACACATGAAGACCGGTACTGTGGAAGTTAAACAGACACTGCTCCATTAAGACCTTATCTTGATTGGCATCTACAGCAAATATGAGACCTTATTTGTCTtctctgtgtgtatatgttgCAGGATGGACTCGTTCTTTCTGGCAGAGATGTTTAAATACCTGTACTTGTTGTTTTCGGAGAAGACCCAGCTGCCAATTGATATTGATGATTACATCTTTACCACTGAGGCTCACCTCCTCCCCATCTCCCTCTCCACCACTCAGCCACCCTGTGAAGGCAATGTTACTGTAAGAGTACTCACTTCAGCACAGTCGATCTTTGATTTATATCATATAAGCTGATGTCTGCTTCACATGCAATGCAATTTTTCAGTTAATATGAACATTTATACAATTTATTATTAAGGTTTAACAAATGTTCATGCTGatattgtgtattttattgCCTTTTTAAGTTTGTATATTGCTTTGACAGTGCtgcaatataaaaagaaaacatggtagTTATTTCTCTGTGTATCCTGTGATTTAGGATACTGTTCCTGTTTTTCGAGACGAAGATCTGTTTACACACTCCTGTCCAAGCACAGAATCATTGTTCCCCAACAACCCCTCATTTGCCAAAACCATCAgggacagctacaagtaccttacCGGGGTGGGACGAGCCTTTCATCCTCTGCCTGTCAGGTGGGCCACTTCCAGCAGAATTTTatgaatttttttaacttttgctgTTATTACTTTTGGTTTGAAACTGAATATGTTTGCAATTTACAGGGAAATTGAACTACCATTCCACGATAGTAGCATGGAACCAGTGGAGTTCTTGAAAAGCATGGGCATCTCTCTCACACCACTGAATGAGATCGCTGGAGGAAACACCAGAAGTCAGAgggtataaatatatatatatatatatatatatatacatgtgagCTGCAGGATATTCATGCCTCTTTAACTAACAAGGTCCTTGATTCctcagatatttttaaaagaaaggtgGTGAGTGCAAAGCTGACACCACAGTAGCTAGACTAATGGGAAATTACTCAAGTTGAAATAATTAATCTTAGGTTTATGGCAGTTAATTAAATAGATCAGAAGTTAAGCTTTTAAACTTTCCAGTTGTCTTTAAACATGAATCCTACACAatcaaaacaagaaacatttaCCACCTCCAGAATGTTTTTCAGGAGTTCACCTGCAGTTTTACTGTCATCTGTCGCACCACAGACCTCAGCCAAACTGTTGTGTTTAAAGTTTTAGTCAAAGAACAAATGAGAAGAGAGCTCATGTAGGATTTGCAGGTTGGACTATCACACAGTTGTTAGCACCAAGTTGTTTGTTTATGGACAGTTTTTAGTCGCACCCGTGGGTCAGGTGATAGAGAGAATTAGCTGTTCAGTCCCTGGCACCTCATGTCCACATATCAAGTTGTCCTTGTACAAGACATTCAACCTCAGGGAGCCTCCAACGGGAAAGACTTCAAGGATTCAAAAATCCTTGTTGCTAGGATTATATGTGGGAACATAATTAGAGACCAACATAGAAATTTAATACAGTGGTTCTGAAAGTAAAAAAGTGCTTTGCTTGTTTGACAGCACACATCATCcagacaaacacaaattacAGTGGAAAAGCCAAAACGGCTCATTGGAGATCTGACAAAGAGGATTATAGATGTAAATTAGCCAGTAATTGCAGCTTGTAGCCATTTCTAAACAACACCTCCATCTGTGATCATCAGTtgaaaaacagattattttagaTACAATATACATGGAATATAAGTCTAGAAGAAGTCCCAAACTGTTGCCATCAGATGAGAGGAATGTGAGGTTTATATGATTAATATAATGTAACTGAATATATCTAGAAAAATAAgtcatttgaatgaaaaaatgatTAGAGGCGGAGGTGTGTGGCATAGTCCAACTTGCAGGAGATTCGCTTTTAATCCAGACCCTTAAATATGACGCCTCCAGTATCGCGAGGTGTCAGATGGTGTGGACGCAGgaattgtttggtttttaaacaGGAACATAATAAGAAAGTTCACTTAGAAAATTTGGGAAgtttaatgaataatttaaatgcaAAGCATGCCTGAGTTGCAGGTTAAAGACAATAAATCATGTAGTGTGCAGCGTCAACACTACATAATAACcacaaaattaataatattcataattaataaaatttacCCCAGTAATTAACAGCGGGAAAAtgatataatttatataattaaataaatttatctgAAGATGCTACTCATGAGttcatgacatcatcatcacacAAGGAAAAATCAGACTAGTTAAAGtaatatgaatatttaattaCTCTGAAAACTACATACACGATTGAATATGAATACTGAAAACAAAGTCATGAACAGAAAATGTAAGTATGATGTTCAACCAATATTTTTATGGTAAAGGGTtgtaaaattgttaaaaattaaacataaattaaactgGTGTTAATTAATGTTCACGAGAATGAAGGAAGGAGTTCTGAATCTGATAGAGTTAAATTTGAAATTCTGTTTAAGACGTAGACATAGTTTTATTCCTGAGAAGGAAGATTAATTCACTATCACCAAGTTTAACAGTCATGTTTCATAGCACCTTATGAGAGGGAACTAGTGCGGTCAGTGGATTTAATGTTTCACTGAGGTGACACGGCCGGTTCGACTGGACTGCTTCAGAATCCAGTGGATACGAAATCGGGTGGATGAACCCTGACGGCACTTCCAGATCTCCTGGAAGTTTGTCCGTGACTCTTGCAGCTTGTCAGGCCTCAGTCTGAGAGTCTGCaggtttcttttcctctctttctttctctaaatcacatatgtcaaactggtccagcaaagggccgtgtggctgcaggtttttgttccaaccaagcagcagcacaccagatttgactgattcaatcaactgatctcagtcttcagacagctgattggtcaaactgtgtgctcttggctggctggaacaaaaacctgcagccacacggccctttgctggaccagtttgacatgcctgctctaAATCATTCAATATGGAGGTTAAAGCTTagttacaaaaacataaaaagacaaagagaaacataaacatgtaaagcGTTGGATTTTTCCTTCAGTCCATTTCTGCCTCTCGGCCTCTGATCATTTCTCCTGATCAGTCTTTTTCCTCCATTCTCCTCGCAACTCAGGTTTCCTCTGAGCTTCCTTCTAAACCATTTTTGTCTGTtgttacttctttttctttctgccttcattcttctttctttttctctgaacTCCCGAGTTCTTTGAGTTTAGAACTCGCGGGAAGCATCGTTTACTCAGGTTTACATGAAGCAGGCGCCTCCTCAGAGCAGCAAAAGCTCAGATTCCTAATTTACATATCAGGGGTCTGCTTAATGTTACAAATGGTCCAGATTTCTTCATCCTCTAGGCACAATTTTAAGTCTAGAGGGGCTGGGGTCTCAGTCTCCTTGTTCCTGTTGGAATGTGATCACCACCCTGTAAAGATGCAAGTTAGAGTTTACATGATCAGTAATTACTCCAGTGAAAGACTTGTGGTTAAAGTCAAACTCACAGTTCGAACCACAATTTGGGTACAGCACAAAGTGTCCTCTCCTTCCTCCCCTGGAGAAGTTAGTCCTCTGTATCTGTTCAAAATCCAACTGaaaccatattttttttcccatggcATTCCAGAGCCTGATTTTCTTAGATGTGAGACTCTCCTTATCTGGGCTCTTTTGTCACCAGAACACACTACAATTACTTTAAGAGCAAATTTAGAGCTTGCACGACGGGCAGTTTTACAAGTTGTTTTCTAATTACTGATCCCTGCAGGAGCATAAAGGGGTGTATCGGGTAAAGCTTGTAGCAGAGGTAAGCCAGAcaccagaggaggaggtggtggtacCTCTTGTGGTTCAGCTCATATCCCCTCCGTTTCTTGGAAGGACAGTCCTCACTGCAGGACCTGCCAAGTTTGGAATGGACCTCGCTAAGCAGGAGCATGGGGTAAGATAATACACTGCCCTGTATTAACACACAGGCCAATGGCGGCTTTATGAAAATATGTCTCATAATGACAGCATGAAAAAATTTTACACTCCTTGCTCTtaagcaaaaacataaaaacactaaatcaaATTTCTTTGTCACAGGTTAAAGGCAGCATAGTGAAAGCTTCCCCCTACACAGCATGCGGGCCAGTAGACAATGCAGTGGAGCTTAAAGGACGCATTGCTCTGACATTACGTGGTGAATGCATGTTTGCTGCAAAGGCTCGTTGGCTACAGCAAGCAGGAGCCATAGGAGTTATCTTCATAGGTGAGGACCAAGGTTATGCACTGAACCAAGTACTTGTTCTTTTTGAATAGCTGCAAAACACTGGAGTATTGACCTCAAAGAACTCAAATCTCTCTTAATGTCTCCTTGTTGCACAGACCATCGTGAGGGAAGTAATAGTGAAGAGACTCCCCTCTTCCAGATGGTGGGAGATGGTGACTCCACTGAAGACATTACTTTACCTCTAGTCTTCCTCTTCAGCCGAGAGGGTGCTGTGCTCACAGCTGCCCTGGAGGAACATCACAatgtggatgtgctgctgttgTCCAAGGAACGACAGCTTGGACATGGTGAGGATTaggaactgaactgaactgaaccgAAGTCTAAGTCCACATGGCCTGTACGTAAAGTCCTGAAAGTCCTGAGGCAGAAGGTCCAGTCAGGCTCAATGTAATGTTAATTGACCTTCACTTGggattttctttgcttttttacattcgatgatcactttagttgcaATAATCACttcaatatttcagaaaatCTAGACTTTAAGATCTAATTTTTGCCCCCCCACTTTTTCCTGACCAGTCCCCCTGCCTGGctccccatcaaaacttttctagacccgtcCCTGCATAGCTGACgcataaatcctttctacctgACTTATATCTCAGAACCCATTCAAAATTTCTCTCACCACATAAATTATCAGCCCTGTGTcaccaacatctgcacagcaacaACAATTTAGAGAAGACATCCCCTTGCTTCCCTTTTCTGTATCTTAACCTGATCCatgatgtgtgcatggctgtctaATAACTAATAGAtttaacagctgtttcactagcaaacctcattaatactgaaaagttatgaaaataaaggcaaacaataaCTAACTGAAACAGGCTcttataaacatttttcattcttcagcttcagtaacatgggtctgattgacatgagactagTAACTTTTGGGTAAATAGATGTGTGTTGTTGTGAACTATGAACAGCTagattcctccttctcagctgaacgataaacaagtGGAACAAGAGAGATGGTACTTGtgacagaaaagctgatcagctgatcaccgaaagctgtcatgattcacaacagcGTTGCACAGATGCAGAGAGGACCAGAAAGCGTCTTAAGCGttttaacagtatttttatttttttttaatgtgggaGAAGTGCGGGGTTTAAACCCTCTTACCAGGACGACACCTCCATGTTTTGCCAGATGCTGCGCACTTAACTGGGCATGTgttaaattcttaaaaaaatttacgcaattaaacacataaatttGTTACCACCGTTAACGccttattttttccatttattatgtatatatatatatatatatatatatatatatacatacacatgcCCCCTCCCAACTCTTTTATAACTGATGTTTTGCTCTCTGTCTTCATTGTTCAGGTAAAGCAGAAAAACCCATCAGCATGAACATAAAATTCCGCCTTGCAGAGGACGGGGAGCAGGATGAAGGAGCAGATAAAGGGTCCACCCTAGAGTTTGTCTTGGAGAATGAAGAAGTGTTTCTGAAAGAAGGGCTCGGTGGAAAACAACAATCACAGCAACAGCAGGTCTCCACACAAGCAGCAGAGAGTGACAGAACTAAACCGTGTTCAGCAGACTCATTTAAAACTCCAAACTCTAACGCTGGACCAGAAGCAAACCCTTGATCGCTGTGGATTGTGAAGCCGCCAAGTGTCCCAACACTGGTTCCTTGTCAGTGTCTGAGTAGCATGTGCCTCAGAGCCCCCTCACTGCCCTACAGATCATGGAGCCCTAACTGACACAGCCTGCATGTTTACAGCTGATCGTGGGGAGTCCAGCAATGTCAGCCCCAATCACATACTGTCTTTACGCAAACATAAAGATGACTCCTAAATCATCGGTCAGTTTTTGGAGGTTCTCTTCTGTGTAAATGATTTCACGAGACCAAACTGGGACGTATAAGGCCAGAAGCTGTAGGATAAGAAGAAAAGTTTGTTGTTACTTAAACTTGAACCTTGTGGTAATGCTGATACTGTATAGCAAATGGACCTGAGTTTCAGTTCATTTTACCCTTAAGGAAAGTATAGATAAGGCAACAAAAATGTACTCAGCTATGTTTTTATGCAATGcaagttgtttttaatctaGATTGCACCTTTTTAATTCCAGTAAtatttagatcaggggtgcccaagtcctgTCCTCAAGAGCTACCATCCCACTACtgttagatgcaacccttctccaacacacctgaatcaaatgactggctcgttaccaggcctctgcagagctgaatggcatgcagatgacatctgattcaattgtgttggagaagggttgcatctaaaagttgcagtatgagaaccgaacttgggcacccctgatttagatATTAAGTAATGGTGAGTGGAGCATTACTTGGCCAGTAGGTGGTGTTGACTACCATAACTTCTCAGTTACATAATTCTAGTGGATGAAAGAGGGGAATTGCAGCTTGTTTAGAAAAttgattttgtatttgtaagtAACTTCAGGGAATTTCAAGAGTGAATGCAGTTTGCAAGTTTGACGTATTTGAAGAAAtgcttgtgtgagtgtgttctGCATTTACTTTTTTGCTGGAATGTGAGCATGCAAGTGTGTGCGATAACTAATACTCAAAAGTGCATCTCAGTTAAAAGTCCATACAAATTACATcatgcaacaaataaaaactgcacGGATTGACTAAGTTTCACTTTCTAGGCTACATGTTCTCTGACCTATAATTGACAGGGTAGTTTATTTGTACATAATCACTGCTGCTATGCATTTTTACATACTGGTATGATCATACATGGCAGATTCAAACAGAAACAACCTCTGACtcttttacatttgtttatatttcaaataaatgtagCTGCAAGCAATCATTTGCTCTTAGACTGGTATGTAGAGTTTATGTCCATCTTAGTAAGTTTCACAACAGAgcaaaatgtgttattttgtcacCCTGAAGTTAAAAGTAAACTGGAAAGATATTCTTCCCACAGTATGATTGAAGTCTGTTATGGATGTATTTTGGATTCATATTGTATGTTGAGATTTGAATGCACCTGttctaaatttgtttttcacatcGTCCTCAAAGGCTCAACTGTTTCATTTTCAATATGTGTAATTGCATTATGCAGCAGTTCagagaaaatgttctttaagCAGCAATTTCctgttgattttctttatttgtcagtAAGAGGTTGtctattttgttatttgttgtgCGTCccctctaacacacacaccctctccACTAGTTGGAACCTTTGCCATCAAGCAGAAAACCTCATGGCagaacacattttctttcaaatctGTACAGTAGAATATTTCCTGATTTTGCTGCGCTGATTTTAAGTCTTAATCCAAGATTGATCATTTGTTAAGCCTTATCATTAGGCTTTGCCAACCTGTATACCTCAGGACTGTATACATTATTTTTCATGTGGATAAAAAGACCATGCATAAGAAACAATTCTTTTTACATCAGTTTTCAAGATATTTATTACTTTGTCCAGCTGTTCTTTGACCTCTCTGCTATACAGCTTTACAAAAGTGCCAAAAGTGATGCATGACATCTACACGGGTTCAGGGATGTGAGCTCAACTGGTCCTGTTAATAAATCCAAACTCATAATTTCCAtctattttcctcttttattttagtttaaattttactgttttctttcatCAGTGAAAGTCATGACTGTtaggacacatttttttttattagttagCAAACTTAAAGATACAGGAGTATACCATgatgacattttattaattataacCTTACTTTTGTTATGAAAAGCCACTTCAAAGTGATTTATGCTTCTCTTTACAAACTGAAataacatctgtttttttcagttaaatatgCAGGGAAGATTGGCAGGAGGAACTCTCCAAAAAGCAGATGAGATGATGCTCATGGCCTTGTGTTATGGGTAGTTGCAcgttaacaaataaaataaatttcacaGTCTTGTGACTATTTTCAgtaagaaaacatgaaacaaaatgttgcagagTTTTGTGCCAGATTGGAGCAATAATAAGAGACAAGTACAATGGGGAGAGCGATGACACGTGTTATGACTTCATTGATGACAATGGTGATGCTGATGAGAGAGGTGACTAACAAGTCCTACATCTGAAATGATTCATAAAGTTTTataagtgtttttatatttgatacATTATACTTGAGCTGCCAGTAATCAGCGTTGATATATTCCACTGTACAGAGTGAGATTTATCTTTGACTCTTATGtggtatttgtgtttgttacaCAAATTTCATAGGTCCAGTAAACTCATTAAAATGGTAATTTCTTCCCGAGTTTGCCAGTGTACTGATGAAATTAACCTTAAGATGTCTGGTGTAAAGAACATTTAACAGTATGTTAAGATACACAGATGATTAAGTGTTTTTACGTTCACTCGTTATCACTGAAAGTGTCCGCCCTTTAAAAGAACATGTCAAGTAAGATGCTTTTCAGTGAGATTTaggataaatgaataaaatctgcattttcaTTTGGTAAACACTGGACAAGGGGTCCCAGACATAAcacattagatttaaaattaatgcatttaagCTCAGGCatcaaataatttgttttttagtcGTAATCTTTTCAACTAAGTGAAGAAATAATatataacaattaaaaataaataaataaatgtttgacaaattgaaaaaaaacgacttttttgttttactttacgcCACATGGTAAAACAATTCGTACGCCACGCTATTAAACCGGTTTTTCACGTCATGACGCCAGACGCACCTACTACCTTGTTTCTTCTAGTTGCTAGTGAATTGTTGCCTTCAGGTGGTGTGTCATCTTTACTGTGTAAACCAATCAGGTAATAATAACAACTGGTATGAACGTAGGCGATCACAGTaagatataaaatcaaatataaagcAGGAAAATTCAGGTAAAGTTtggccatttttaaaataaaata
It encodes:
- the si:ch211-282j22.3 gene encoding ER degradation-enhancing alpha-mannosidase-like protein 3; its protein translation is MLLRTLLITSLLGWTKCQESQSMTLEEKTVIRDQVLEMFDHAYGSYMKYAYPADELMPLSCRGRVRGQEPNRGDIDDTLGRFSLTLIDTLDTLVVLNKLDEFEDAVRKAVRDVRFDNDVVVSVFETNIRVLGGLLGGHTMADLLRQRGEMMQWYRDELLEMAIELGHRLLPAFNTTSGLPYPKVNLRYGIQNPLSRTGTESDTCTACAGTMILEFAALSRLSGKSVFEEHARKALDVLWERRQRGSDLVGTVINIHNGEWVRRDSGVGAGIDSYYEYLMKAYILLGDHVFLERFNVHYSAIMKYISQPPLLLNVHMHNPTVSVRSWMDSLLAFFPGLQVLRGDLKPAIETHEMLYQVTKQHKFLPEAFTTEFRVHWGQHLLRPEFAESTYYLYKATGDPYYLRVGQSIVEKLNAYARVPCGFAAVQDVRTGTHEDRMDSFFLAEMFKYLYLLFSEKTQLPIDIDDYIFTTEAHLLPISLSTTQPPCEGNVTDTVPVFRDEDLFTHSCPSTESLFPNNPSFAKTIRDSYKYLTGVGRAFHPLPVREIELPFHDSSMEPVEFLKSMGISLTPLNEIAGGNTRSQREHKGVYRVKLVAEVSQTPEEEVVVPLVVQLISPPFLGRTVLTAGPAKFGMDLAKQEHGVKGSIVKASPYTACGPVDNAVELKGRIALTLRGECMFAAKARWLQQAGAIGVIFIDHREGSNSEETPLFQMVGDGDSTEDITLPLVFLFSREGAVLTAALEEHHNVDVLLLSKERQLGHGKAEKPISMNIKFRLAEDGEQDEGADKGSTLEFVLENEEVFLKEGLGGKQQSQQQQVSTQAAESDRTKPCSADSFKTPNSNAGPEANP